The Rhodococcus triatomae genome includes a window with the following:
- a CDS encoding EamA family transporter: protein MSTHEDRGQALPTAAVLVSILSVQFGAAFATTLFDRVGASGAVFLRLTIAAIVLGVLVRPNPRRWSRTQLHGVLALGLALAVMNAAFYEALSRLPLGTAVTIEFLGPLTLAAVLTRRPRDALWVLLAFAGVALLGLRDQHGGLDGVGVGFALVAATAWAGYILAGSNLAATLPSADGLAGASIVAAVLVLPFGVASGGAVLVDPTVLAVGAAVALLSSVVPYTLELWSLRVLHKKVFAVLIALEPAAAALAGALVLGQLLGGVTLFAIALVVVAGIGSVVTGRR from the coding sequence GTGAGCACACACGAGGACCGCGGGCAGGCACTCCCGACCGCTGCGGTACTCGTCTCCATCCTCTCGGTCCAGTTCGGCGCGGCCTTCGCCACCACACTGTTCGACCGGGTCGGGGCGAGCGGCGCGGTGTTCCTACGATTGACCATCGCGGCAATCGTCCTGGGTGTTCTCGTGCGACCGAACCCGCGACGCTGGTCCCGCACGCAACTCCACGGCGTCCTCGCACTGGGCCTGGCCCTGGCGGTGATGAACGCCGCGTTCTACGAGGCGCTGTCCCGGTTGCCGCTCGGCACTGCGGTCACCATCGAGTTCCTGGGGCCGCTGACTCTGGCAGCCGTCCTCACTCGCCGCCCGAGGGACGCGCTGTGGGTCCTGCTCGCCTTCGCGGGCGTCGCCCTCCTCGGCCTCCGGGACCAGCACGGCGGACTCGATGGGGTGGGTGTCGGGTTCGCCCTGGTCGCCGCGACTGCCTGGGCCGGCTACATCCTGGCCGGCTCGAACCTGGCCGCCACGCTGCCGAGCGCGGACGGACTCGCCGGCGCCAGCATCGTCGCCGCCGTCCTCGTTCTGCCCTTCGGCGTCGCCTCCGGAGGGGCGGTGCTCGTCGACCCCACCGTGCTCGCGGTGGGGGCGGCGGTGGCCCTGCTGTCGTCGGTCGTTCCGTACACCCTGGAACTGTGGTCCCTGAGAGTCCTGCACAAGAAGGTGTTCGCCGTCCTGATCGCACTCGAGCCCGCGGCGGCGGCACTCGCCGGGGCGCTCGTCCTCGGTCAGCTGCTCGGGGGCGTGACCCTGTTCGCCATAGCCCTCGTCGTCGTCGCCGGGATCGGCTCGGTCGTCACCGGACGCCGTTGA
- a CDS encoding PaaI family thioesterase: protein MSSIATEVLEAQPFSRMMGARITRFQDGEAVLEIPVRPDLLQQNGYVHGGVLAYAADNALTFAAGSVLGPRILTAGFGIDYLRPATGTLLRAVASTVNSSRKQALCRCEIFTVDAEGTETLCAAAQGSARLVDRPDPPD, encoded by the coding sequence ATGTCGTCGATCGCCACCGAAGTTCTCGAGGCCCAGCCCTTCAGCCGGATGATGGGCGCGCGCATCACCCGGTTCCAGGACGGTGAGGCGGTGCTCGAGATCCCCGTCCGACCGGATCTGCTCCAGCAGAACGGGTACGTACACGGCGGTGTCCTGGCCTACGCCGCCGACAACGCGTTGACGTTCGCGGCCGGAAGCGTCCTCGGCCCACGGATTCTCACCGCGGGATTCGGTATCGATTACCTCCGGCCGGCAACCGGCACCCTGCTGCGCGCGGTCGCGAGCACCGTGAACTCGAGCCGCAAACAGGCCCTGTGCCGCTGCGAGATCTTCACCGTCGACGCCGAGGGCACCGAAACCCTCTGCGCGGCGGCACAGGGCTCGGCGCGGCTGGTGGACCGGCCGGATCCACCCGACTGA
- a CDS encoding NADPH:quinone oxidoreductase family protein, producing the protein MRAVVVSGLSGPGAMTLTDVAEPSGDGLVVIDVEASGVCFPDLLVTYGKYQLRPQPPFVPGTEVAGVVVSAPEGSGFTPGQHVVAAPGIGGYAEKVAVPPEMVLPIPEDLPFDRAASLIINYQTVEFALTRRARLQPDETVVVLGAAGGVGTASIQLAKAHGARVIAVVRREGADDYLRELGADEVVRLEDGWGERVRELADGGADIVMDPIGGPSFDEAVRVLAPEGRLVVIGFAGGSIPEIKVNRVLFRNISVVGAAWGEFVRTRPEALREVHESLMELVGEGLEPVVTVRYPIERAADALIDLEAGRILGKAVLVYG; encoded by the coding sequence ATGCGTGCAGTGGTGGTGTCGGGCTTGTCGGGACCGGGTGCGATGACATTGACGGACGTCGCCGAGCCGTCGGGCGACGGGCTCGTGGTGATCGACGTCGAGGCCAGCGGTGTCTGCTTCCCGGATCTGCTCGTCACGTACGGCAAATACCAGCTTCGTCCGCAGCCGCCGTTCGTCCCCGGCACCGAGGTGGCCGGAGTCGTCGTCTCGGCGCCGGAGGGCAGCGGGTTCACTCCGGGGCAGCACGTGGTCGCGGCGCCGGGAATCGGCGGGTACGCCGAGAAGGTGGCGGTTCCCCCGGAGATGGTGCTGCCGATTCCCGAGGATCTGCCGTTCGATCGCGCGGCGTCGCTGATCATCAACTATCAGACGGTGGAGTTCGCGCTCACCCGCCGGGCGCGCCTGCAACCGGACGAGACCGTCGTCGTGCTGGGTGCGGCGGGTGGGGTCGGGACGGCGTCGATCCAGTTGGCGAAGGCGCACGGTGCCCGGGTGATCGCGGTGGTTCGCCGTGAGGGCGCCGACGACTATCTGCGCGAGCTCGGGGCGGACGAGGTCGTCCGGCTCGAAGACGGGTGGGGGGAGCGGGTCCGGGAACTCGCCGACGGAGGTGCCGACATCGTGATGGACCCGATCGGCGGTCCGAGCTTCGACGAGGCCGTGCGGGTGCTGGCGCCCGAGGGCCGGCTGGTGGTGATCGGCTTCGCCGGTGGCTCGATCCCCGAGATCAAGGTCAACCGTGTGCTGTTCCGCAACATCTCCGTCGTGGGCGCGGCGTGGGGAGAGTTCGTCCGCACCCGTCCGGAGGCGCTGCGCGAGGTCCACGAGTCGCTGATGGAGTTGGTCGGGGAAGGGCTCGAGCCGGTGGTCACCGTGCGCTACCCGATCGAGCGGGCAGCGGATGCGCTGATCGATCTCGAGGCCGGGCGCATTCTGGGCAAAGCGGTACTCGTGTACGGATAG